The following are from one region of the Candidatus Cloacimonadota bacterium genome:
- a CDS encoding tetratricopeptide repeat protein: MKKFLFIIICISIFTNCYSQNDDTLEYYQKGMDALNEKQYEIAIESLEKYVELTDNANGKYQLGKAYLFAGKNLEKAIKIYETYIKNYKRFKNKYQVPGLDGAYWRLGLVYERKGDLKKAE; this comes from the coding sequence ATGAAAAAATTCTTATTCATAATAATTTGTATTTCTATCTTTACAAACTGTTATTCACAAAATGATGATACATTAGAGTATTATCAAAAAGGGATGGATGCTCTGAATGAAAAGCAATATGAAATTGCGATTGAAAGTTTAGAAAAATATGTTGAATTAACCGATAATGCCAACGGAAAATATCAATTAGGAAAAGCGTATTTATTTGCCGGGAAAAATTTAGAAAAAGCGATAAAAATTTATGAAACTTACATTAAAAATTACAAACGGTTTAAAAACAAATATCAAGTTCCCGGTTTGGACGGAGCATATTGGAGATTAGGTCTTGTTTATGAAAGAAAAGGAGATCTGAAGAAAGCAGAG